From Aegilops tauschii subsp. strangulata cultivar AL8/78 chromosome 5, Aet v6.0, whole genome shotgun sequence:
AACAATATTTTCACTGCATTTCATCACATTTAATTATATTAAAATTTCAGAAATGCAAAATAATAAATTTGGCAATGGTGCCAAAAAAAATCACTCATGGAGTGTTAGTTCTGGTGCTCCTAGCAGAGTAAGCAAAATCAATCAAAATGTCACTAGCTAAGAAAGCATACTGAAAACATATCTTACATTTTTTGTTACCACCATTACTGTATGTGTTTCAAGGCATCATTTTGCTGTTTCAGGAACAGCAGCAAGAAGCATTGACATTATTAATGGAGCATCAACAACTAAACTAACACCTTTATGTAGAAAGAGTTTCAAGATTTATATTCAATAGAACAACTATAATTCCGTGCGAGAGAACTTGCAGGTTTCTGGTTTGAACTTAAAAGGAGAGGGGAAAATCAAGACTTCAGTCACATAGTCACAGCAATGATAAGATGAGATTGCAAAGTTTCCGTTTACCCTTTTTGTAACATTTCATATGTCTGTGCAAAGGTATCACTTGAAGCTCCAAATGAATTTAGGAGTGAATCAATTTCCATTTGCTCTTCACAATCATAAAGGTTCATTCCACTATCTACAGATCCATCTGGACCATGAACAAATGAGCTGAACTGTATGTCCTGGGTTATTGGCAAATCAAAAGATTCATCGTGGCCAGGATTTCGCCCCAATTCAGCAGAATGCATTTCATCTCGATGTTCATAAACATGGCTTGTGGTCGCCTCTTTCTGTTCAGCCACTTTGAGCTCAAAAGATGATATGTCTTGATCATTATCATACAGGAGGTCAACAGAGTTATGTAAGTTATGCATAGCGCTGGTATTTGTGACCATGGTTTCAGCCTCTCCAGGGAAGGGTAAGAAGTTTGAGGTGAAAGACGGACTTGCTAAACAGCCATTGTCCCAAACAACTTGATGCTGCATGGTATTCCCACCTGAAAGTTCTGTGTTATTGAAAGTCAAGTCACTGCACTCTTCATTAGCCGCTTCCAAAGCCTGTTGCATTTGCATAAGAGCAGCCCAGGTCCCATCCTGTGTGTCTCCAATGCAGTCATCGCTTTGCATAGGGCTGCTATATGGATAACACACAATTCCTGTGCTGCAGCTACTCCCAAATGAGATAGCTCTGTCGTCATAACCATCCGTGTCATGAGAAGTTATTTCTTCTACATGATCAAGGCAGGAGGATGCATTAGAAGGTCTACTGCGATGTGCGGTATTTATGCCACTATTTTGTACCTGGTTTCCATCAGGTGCTAGAGGCTGAAGTGGTCTGAAAAAGTGGTCAAATTGTTGATATTCCCGGAGTGCAGCAGAAGCATTATTCAGAACAAAATCTGGAACGCTTGGTAAAGATCCTTTATCTTGAAAGCCTTGCGTTGAAACTGGATAACCGTACTGTAAAGCCCGGTTGAAATATTCCTGATTAGCATCTTGTGGAAAACCAAATGCGCTTGGGTCGAATGACAAATCTTTTGAACCCGATCCATCTACTTTTGCCAACGTTTTGGCACAGTTGCCAGACTGGAACTGCATTTTGACTGGTTGACCGAGTAACCACTGGTTTCCTGGCAATGGAGAGTACCTACAGTCGAAAAATTAAGCATGAGATAAATATTAGTTGAGGTCAAATGAGGGTGCATAACTGAACACTCTATCTATTTCCTCCTTAAAAGAGCATGTAACTCAGTTTTCTTCCCTTGAAattattcacatttcagtaactCGGTCGATTTGCGGACATGCAAATCAGCACGAGGGCACATCTCAAAACCACATGCATTACAGGACACTTGAATCTTCATTACAAAAATCATACAATCCAAATTAAATCAGAGCATTATATTGTTATTAACATTTCAGTAACTCGGGTCGATTTGCGGACATGCAAATCGGCACAAGGGCACACCTCAAAAACCACATGCATTACAGGACACCTAAatcttcatcacaaaaatcaTACAAACTAAACTGAATCAGAGCATTCGAACTAATTAGTAAGCTATAATTCAGTATCTTAATAAAAACAAACTTCCACCTCAATTACCTATCACCACCAGCAAGAATCTTCCATGCATGTAGCCAGCAACCCAGTAAAACCAAACGCGCGTCACAGCGAATGTCATCCAGAAACTACAACAGTAAGGCAGTACAGATTCTACCCAAAGTCATGAACCGAGCTTAACACCACCACACCTAATTATAACAAACTAAAACCCTAAGGGACTGTTTGGGCACACCGCAAAACACGCACGCATCGAGCGCGCCCCCAGCGCCGCTCGACCAGCCCGACATTGCGGAGCCGAGCCTGACCGCTCGCCCGGAGAGCCGAGCCCAGGCGGCCACGCAGCGCAAGCAAGAAGGTTTAGCGAGGAGCCGCAGGGCTTACCGAGGAATGGCGACACGCAGCAGGCGGTGGCCGAGGGGCGCGCTgcggcggcgcggcgtggagCTCCTCCGCGGCTGGCCGAGCTCCCCGGCTAGGGTTTTGGGGCCGGTGGTGGGTGGAGAGTGAAGTGGGAGGCGCAGCAGGGTGTTGTCGTCAGAGCGGCGACAGGAAAGGGGAGCGGAGGCGGAGTGAAGTGGGGCCTGGGGCGTGGTCGGGAAGACTCGCGCTTTGACTTTTCAACCCGCGTCGGGCGAAAGCGGCGGCGTGGGGGCCAGGCCGTGGGCCGTGCCGGGCCGGGCGCCCGGGCCCAAACGTTTTTTTTAGCCATTCAGGTGTACTGTACTGCCTTCTCCTCTTTCTCGGTTTCCTCTTCAGCTTCTCTCCTTGGTTCAGATCGTATTTTCAGATCAGGAAAAAAAAGGAGAGATGAAgggggcgacggcgtcggggggCGGCGCGACGGCGGGGGCGAACGACCCGAGGCAGCCGGGGACGGCGAGGCCGTACGCGCCGCCCAAGCTGTCGTCGCAGGACCTGCCCGTCGACTACGCGGGCTTCCTCGCCGTCGTCTTCGGCGTCGTCGGCGTCATGCTCCACGTACGTACTCTCGACGCGCAAGCAAACAAGCAATCCTGTCTGCGCGCCCGCGTCTTGCATCAATCTAGTTTATCGGTAGGGGGCAGCAGCTGGGTAATTGGATCTGGGCGACCTAGTGCCTTAGTAGTAGATCTATATGCTCCTTCGTAGTTAACTGAGATGATGGGTTCGTCTTAGTATGTCCGATGCTGCTAGACTATCTAATTTTGATTCCTGCTGGTTCCGTTGTGACGTTGACTTTGCTGTGTGGTTTTACATACAGTACAAGGTTTGCTCGTGGATCGCCATCATCTTCTGCGCGCAGTCGCTGGCAAACATGAAGAACTTCGAGAATGACCTCAAGCAGCTCTCCATGGCTTTCATGTGAGTTTTCTTCATTTGTGCGGTTTATGTGTTAATCTAGGATTTCGGCTACTATGCAGTTAATAGTCGAGCAGCAGCATATACCTTTGCAGTGGGTCATTTAACATCTTGTCTTTGTATATACTGCGAATTCTCAATTGCCGTGTACTTTTTGTGCTGCCACTTTTGGTGGAATTATGCAATTAAACAGCGTCATAGTTTCCCCCTCTTTGTCTGTTTGCTACGAGAGCTCCTTAACATTGGATTAATGATATATGTGTTGCATCATTGAGACAAAATAGGATTTGTGGCTTTCTTCTGTAGTTCTTGATGAAAGTAAGTCAGAATGCTGCCTTTTGTTATTATGATGTTATAGAAATGCGTCCTCACATTGATCTTAAGATCACTGTGAACTTTTGTCCTTGCtgtttttaaaaatattcatatTTAATTTCCGATATGTGTGACAGAGTTCCTGGCAAAATGCTGTCATGCCGCATAGATATTCTAACTAGACATGTCGATCCCGGGAGCTAAAAACATTGGGTGGCTGTGTGCCAAAATATCAATGGATTATTATAGATAACTTTTTCATTCTCTTCTAAATTCTATTAGTTGTGCAAGTACAAAAGGAACTAATAAACTATCACCTGATAAAGCACAGTATGTGCCCTACGGGAAGCCTTTTATTTTATTCTTAGGGTAAAGTAAATAAGTGTTTCTGTCATAGTAGTAAGCGCAATTGAGCACTAGACGTTTTGCCATCGCCTAGAGCCTAGGCACACTTAAGCACCCTCCTAGGcacgccttttttaactatggtGTCTGTGCTGACTTATGCTCATATTGCATGGTTCTGGTGCTGGATCCTATTGATCTTGTTTTGACAGTCCTTTGAACTGTTTGTGGAAA
This genomic window contains:
- the LOC109785995 gene encoding protein Asterix; translated protein: MKGATASGGGATAGANDPRQPGTARPYAPPKLSSQDLPVDYAGFLAVVFGVVGVMLHYKVCSWIAIIFCAQSLANMKNFENDLKQLSMAFMFAVMGLVTNYFGPRPGGTKR